The proteins below come from a single Periophthalmus magnuspinnatus isolate fPerMag1 chromosome 7, fPerMag1.2.pri, whole genome shotgun sequence genomic window:
- the stk35 gene encoding serine/threonine-protein kinase 35 produces the protein MLTFNKKGVMDICDGKRRRKVSGTARGCRRAVADRMKRDAGKVLRSLTVDNNLPKPMEESYDDDDDCFSIGFLNNERLEPPLPSPRYSLLREVGRGSYGVVYEAIARKTGSRVAVKRLQCDAPENVELALAEFWALTSLENRHQNVVQLEECVLQRNGLAQKMSHGNKRSRQYLRLVETSLKGERILGCPAEPCYLWFVMEFCEGGDLNQYILSRRPDPHTNRSFMRQLTSAVAFLHKNNIVHRDLKPDNILISQKTGAPVLKVADFGLSKVCAALNCKNEEFCEAGVKDANQNNINKFWLSSACGSDFYMAPEVWEGHYTAKADIFALGIIIWAMLERITFIDAESKRELLGTYIRQGSEIVPVGEALLENPKMVLHIPQKARSSMSEGVKKLLHDMLAVNPQDRPDACQLEVRMDQVTCAA, from the exons ATGCTcactttcaacaaaaaaggagTTATGGATATATGCGACGGCAAGAGGAGGCGAAAGGTAAGCGGCACGGCGCGGGGCTGCAGGCGCGCTGTGGCCGACAGGATGAAGCGCGACGCAGGGAAAGTGCTCCGCTCCCTCACGGTGGACAACAACCTCCCGAAGCCCATGGAGGAGAGCTACGACGACGATGACGACTGCTTCTCCATCGGCTTCCTGAATAACGAGCGCCTGGAACCCCCCCTGCCCAGCCCTAGATACAGCCTGCTCCGGGAGGTAGGTCGGGGCAGTTACGGGGTCGTGTACGAAGCCATAGCGCGTAAAACGGGCTCCAGAGTGGCCGTGAAGAGACTCCAGTGTGACGCTCCGGAGAACGTGGAGCTGGCTCTGGCCGAGTTCTGGGCCCTGACCAGTCTGGAGAATCGACACCAGAACGTGGTCCAGCTGGAGGAGTGCGTCCTGCAGCGGAACGGCCTGGCGCAAAAGATGAGCCACGGCAACAAGAGGTCCAGACAGTACCTGCGCCTGGTGGAGACCTCGCTCAAAG GTGAGCGCATCCTGGGCTGCCCAGCTGAACCCTGCTACCTGTGGTTCGTCATGGAGTTCTGTGAGGGCGGAGACCTGAACCAGTACATCCTGTCCCGCCGGCCCGACCCACACACCAACCGCAGCTTCATGAGGCAGCTGACCAGCGCCGTGGCCTTCCTGCACAAGAACAACATTGTGCACCGTGACCTCAAGCCCGACAACATCCTCATCTCTCAGAAAACTGGCGCGCCAGTACTCAAGGTGGCGGATTTTGGTCTGAGCAAAGTGTGCGCCGCACTCAACTGTAAAAACGAGGAGTTCTGTGAGGCCGGAGTGAAAGATGCCAACCAGAACAACATCAACAAATTTTGGCTGTCGTCTGCCTGTGGCTCTGACTTCTACATGGCGCCCGAGGTGTGGGAGGGCCACTACACAGCTAAAGCAGACATCTTTGCTCTGGGCATCATCATCTGGGCCATGTTGGAGCGCATCACCTTCATCGACGCAGAGTCCAAGCGGGAGCTCTTGGGCACATATATCCGCCAGGGTTCGGAGATCGTGCCGGTGGGCGAGGCTCTGCTGGAGAACCCTAAGATGGTCCTGCACATTCCTCAGAAGGCCCGCAGCTCCATGTCTGAGGGCGTCAAGAAGCTTCTCCATGACATGCTGGCCGTCAACCCCCAGGACCGGCCCGACGCCTGTCAGCTGGAAGTGCGCATGGACCAGGTGACTTGTGCGGCCTGA